The Rhodoferax sediminis genome has a segment encoding these proteins:
- a CDS encoding ABC transporter substrate-binding protein → MSALNFELQNGPQRIVCMTEETTEWLYLLGEEARIVGISGYTVRPRRAREEKPKVSAFINAKIDKILALKPDCVFGFSDMQADIAAELIRHGVQVTIFNQRSVAEIFSMMSQVAAMVGQVERGQALMQTMLEGLRAIEQAAAALPRRPRVFFEEWDEPHISAIRWVSELIGIAGGDDCFPELAAQSMGKNRIIADGLDVVRRNPDIIIGSWCGKKFRPEKVAARAGWQDVNAVRSGQLFEVKSADILQPGPAALTDGVAHLHRIIMAWSAQHD, encoded by the coding sequence ATGAGTGCCTTGAATTTTGAGTTGCAGAACGGCCCGCAGCGCATTGTCTGCATGACCGAAGAGACCACCGAATGGCTTTACCTGCTGGGCGAAGAGGCCCGCATCGTTGGCATCTCCGGCTACACCGTGCGGCCGCGCCGCGCGCGTGAAGAGAAACCCAAGGTCAGCGCCTTCATCAATGCCAAGATCGACAAGATTCTGGCTTTGAAGCCCGACTGCGTGTTCGGTTTTTCCGACATGCAGGCGGACATTGCGGCCGAGCTGATTCGCCACGGCGTGCAGGTCACGATCTTCAACCAGCGCAGCGTGGCCGAGATTTTCTCCATGATGAGTCAGGTCGCCGCCATGGTGGGGCAGGTGGAGCGCGGACAGGCGCTGATGCAGACCATGCTGGAGGGCTTGCGTGCCATCGAACAGGCGGCCGCCGCCTTGCCGCGCCGCCCACGCGTGTTCTTTGAAGAGTGGGATGAGCCGCACATCAGCGCGATCCGCTGGGTGTCGGAGCTGATCGGCATCGCGGGCGGTGACGACTGCTTCCCCGAACTGGCGGCGCAATCCATGGGCAAGAACCGCATCATTGCCGATGGCCTTGATGTCGTGCGGCGCAACCCCGACATCATCATCGGTTCGTGGTGTGGCAAGAAATTCCGGCCCGAGAAAGTCGCGGCGCGCGCGGGCTGGCAGGACGTTAACGCGGTGCGGAGCGGCCAGCTGTTCGAGGTCAAGTCCGCCGACATCCTGCAGCCCGGCCCGGCCGCCTTGACCGACGGCGTGGCCCACCTGCACCGCATCATCATGGCGTGGAGTGCACAGCATGACTGA
- a CDS encoding ABC transporter substrate-binding protein — protein MKKLLALLLTCCALLGSQAASALQVTDDRGVTVTLAEPPQRIVSLLPSLTESVCALGACARLVGVDRYSNYPASVRALPEVGGGLDPNIEAVVALKPDVVLLATSSRASQRLESLGVKVVALEPHSYADVRRVLDKIGQVLAVPDAQRVWRVIDAGVSAAAQSLPQRVRSTRVYFEVNGGPYAAGASSFMGETLTRLGAVNIVPAALGPFPKLNPEFVVRAEPDVIMVGERSAQGLAQRPGWAGMRAIREQRICVFTPQQMDVLIRPGPRMAQAARLMAQCLQDKAP, from the coding sequence ATGAAGAAACTGCTCGCGCTGTTGTTGACGTGCTGCGCGCTGCTGGGCTCACAGGCTGCATCGGCGCTGCAAGTCACCGACGACCGCGGCGTGACGGTCACGCTGGCCGAGCCGCCGCAGCGCATCGTGAGCCTGTTGCCGTCGTTGACCGAGAGCGTGTGCGCGCTCGGCGCCTGCGCGCGCCTGGTCGGCGTGGACCGCTATTCGAACTATCCGGCCTCCGTGCGGGCCCTGCCTGAAGTGGGCGGCGGGCTTGACCCCAACATCGAAGCCGTCGTCGCGCTCAAGCCCGACGTGGTGCTGCTGGCCACCTCGTCGCGCGCCAGCCAGCGGCTCGAATCGCTGGGCGTCAAGGTGGTGGCGCTGGAGCCCCACAGCTACGCCGATGTGCGCCGCGTGCTGGACAAGATCGGCCAGGTGCTGGCCGTGCCCGATGCGCAGCGCGTCTGGCGCGTGATCGACGCCGGCGTGTCGGCGGCCGCGCAGTCGCTGCCGCAGCGGGTCCGCAGCACGCGGGTTTATTTCGAGGTCAACGGCGGACCCTATGCGGCCGGTGCATCGTCCTTCATGGGTGAGACCCTGACGCGCCTTGGCGCGGTGAACATCGTGCCGGCGGCGCTCGGGCCGTTTCCCAAGCTCAACCCCGAATTCGTGGTGCGCGCCGAGCCGGACGTGATCATGGTGGGCGAGCGCAGTGCGCAGGGCCTGGCGCAGCGCCCCGGATGGGCCGGCATGCGTGCAATTCGCGAGCAGCGCATCTGCGTGTTCACGCCGCAGCAGATGGACGTGCTGATCCGTCCCGGTCCGCGCATGGCGCAGGCCGCGCGGCTCATGGCGCAGTGCCTGCAGGACAAGGCACCATGA
- a CDS encoding FecCD family ABC transporter permease — protein MTAPARDVTGQVRTAFVLGAGLLLVSAALLLLGSAAGSTGFESMRQMLGAGHDSVARQIVWDIRLPRTMGAWLAGALLGLAGAVAQGLFRNPLADPYLLGSASGASLGVATAMALLGVSSLATPWLVRLGLTGAAFVGAVAAVLLTLALAKGVQHTLRLLLAGVIVGVVLGALTALIMLLLPEVQQTMQAFMLGSTAFVGWTACALMAGAWLACMVVAWMLSHALDGLALGEATALSLGLPLPAMRAALVVVLALATGAAVAQTGLIAFVGLAAPHLVRSVVKTTHGRLILLASLMGAVLLLAADILARALIAPQELPVGVLTAVLGGSYLLWLMHRRTSRGQVL, from the coding sequence ATGACGGCGCCGGCGCGCGATGTGACGGGCCAGGTGCGCACCGCCTTCGTGCTGGGCGCGGGGCTGCTGCTGGTCAGCGCGGCCTTGCTGCTGCTGGGCAGCGCGGCGGGTAGTACCGGCTTCGAGAGCATGCGCCAGATGCTGGGGGCTGGCCACGACAGCGTGGCGCGGCAAATCGTCTGGGATATCCGGTTGCCGCGCACGATGGGCGCGTGGCTGGCGGGCGCCTTGCTCGGGCTCGCGGGGGCGGTGGCGCAAGGGCTGTTCCGCAACCCGCTGGCCGATCCGTATTTGCTGGGCAGTGCCTCGGGCGCGTCGCTCGGCGTGGCCACGGCCATGGCGCTGCTGGGCGTGTCGTCGCTGGCCACGCCATGGCTGGTGCGCCTGGGCCTGACCGGCGCCGCCTTTGTCGGCGCGGTGGCGGCCGTGCTGCTCACGCTGGCGCTGGCGAAGGGCGTGCAGCACACGCTGCGCCTGCTGCTGGCCGGCGTGATCGTGGGCGTGGTGCTCGGCGCCCTGACCGCCTTGATCATGCTGCTGCTGCCCGAGGTGCAGCAAACCATGCAGGCCTTCATGCTGGGCAGTACGGCCTTTGTCGGCTGGACCGCGTGCGCGCTGATGGCCGGCGCGTGGCTGGCCTGCATGGTAGTGGCCTGGATGCTGAGCCATGCGCTGGACGGCCTGGCGCTGGGCGAAGCCACGGCGCTCAGCCTGGGCCTGCCGCTGCCGGCCATGCGCGCGGCGCTGGTGGTGGTGCTGGCGCTGGCCACGGGCGCCGCCGTGGCGCAAACCGGACTGATCGCCTTCGTCGGCCTGGCGGCGCCACACCTGGTGCGCTCGGTCGTCAAGACCACGCACGGACGCCTGATTCTGCTGGCCAGCCTGATGGGCGCGGTGCTGCTGCTGGCCGCCGATATCCTGGCGCGCGCGCTGATCGCACCGCAGGAGCTGCCGGTTGGCGTGCTCACCGCCGTGCTGGGCGGCAGCTACCTGCTGTGGCTCATGCACCGGCGCACCAGCCGCGGGCAGGTGCTATGA
- a CDS encoding ABC transporter ATP-binding protein, producing the protein MTQTPVAINPMALGAHAIRARLGNTEVLHGIDLSIPQGRWTSIVGPNGAGKSTLLKVLAELLPHAGQVVLLGQPLAGLPGRVRAQQLSWLGQNEASADDLTVYDVAMLGRLPHQAWLAPPSALDRVAVEQALRATQAWDWRGRPLSHLSGGERQRVLLARALAVQAQVLLMDEPLANLDPPHQADWLTLTRQLVAGGKTVVSVLHEISLALQADEMVIMARGVITHQGGCREAATHRALEQVFDHRIIIAPLLDQWVALPKS; encoded by the coding sequence ATGACACAGACACCGGTTGCTATCAACCCCATGGCGTTGGGTGCCCACGCCATCAGGGCCAGGCTCGGAAACACCGAGGTGCTGCACGGCATCGACCTGTCCATTCCACAAGGCCGTTGGACCAGCATCGTCGGCCCCAACGGCGCCGGCAAATCGACGCTGCTCAAGGTGCTGGCGGAGCTGCTGCCGCACGCGGGCCAGGTCGTGCTGCTGGGCCAGCCGCTGGCGGGCTTGCCGGGCCGCGTGCGGGCGCAGCAGCTGTCCTGGCTGGGCCAGAACGAGGCCAGCGCCGACGACTTGACGGTCTACGACGTGGCCATGCTCGGGCGCCTGCCGCACCAGGCGTGGCTGGCGCCGCCCAGCGCGCTGGACCGCGTTGCGGTGGAGCAGGCGCTGCGCGCCACCCAGGCCTGGGACTGGCGCGGCCGGCCCCTGAGCCATCTGTCGGGCGGCGAACGCCAGCGCGTGCTGCTGGCGCGGGCGCTGGCCGTGCAGGCGCAGGTGCTGCTGATGGACGAGCCGCTGGCCAACCTGGACCCGCCGCACCAGGCCGACTGGCTGACTTTGACGCGCCAGCTGGTGGCCGGAGGCAAAACCGTGGTCAGCGTGCTGCATGAAATCTCGCTGGCGCTGCAGGCCGACGAGATGGTGATCATGGCCCGGGGCGTCATCACGCATCAGGGCGGCTGCCGCGAGGCGGCCACGCACCGCGCGCTGGAGCAGGTGTTTGACCATCGCATCATCATTGCGCCCTTGCTGGACCAGTGGGTGGCGCTGCCGAAATCATGA
- the cobO gene encoding cob(I)yrinic acid a,c-diamide adenosyltransferase: MQIETPPAAKPYEKPEGERRGLVIVNTGDGKGKSTAAFGLALRAHGRGKAVKIFQFMKVPTARFGEHRAFEQLEAFRPAPGRPKPDEAPSGGSDDAQRRAWGPMIEGLGDGFSWKSQDLEHSAQLARDGWQKARAAILGGEFFMVVLDEITYPLIYGWLALDDVLQTLRERPKDVHVVLTGRRCPPEIIELADTVTEMTKVKHAFNAGVPAQRGIED, translated from the coding sequence ATGCAAATCGAAACTCCTCCCGCCGCCAAACCTTACGAAAAACCCGAGGGCGAGCGCCGCGGCCTGGTCATCGTCAACACCGGCGACGGCAAGGGCAAGAGCACGGCGGCCTTCGGGCTGGCGCTGCGCGCGCACGGCCGGGGCAAGGCTGTCAAGATTTTCCAGTTCATGAAGGTGCCGACCGCGCGCTTTGGCGAGCACCGCGCGTTCGAGCAGCTTGAGGCATTCCGGCCGGCGCCAGGCCGCCCCAAGCCGGACGAGGCCCCCTCGGGGGGAAGCGACGACGCACAGCGCAGAGCGTGGGGGCCCATGATCGAGGGCCTGGGCGACGGCTTCAGCTGGAAAAGCCAGGACCTGGAACACTCGGCCCAACTCGCGCGCGACGGCTGGCAGAAAGCCCGGGCAGCCATCCTGGGCGGCGAGTTTTTCATGGTGGTGCTCGACGAGATCACCTATCCGCTGATCTATGGCTGGCTGGCGCTGGACGACGTCTTGCAGACCTTGCGTGAGCGACCGAAAGACGTGCACGTGGTCCTCACGGGGCGGCGTTGTCCACCCGAGATCATCGAGCTGGCCGACACCGTGACCGAGATGACCAAGGTGAAGCATGCCTTCAATGCCGGCGTGCCGGCGCAGCGCGGCATCGAGGATTGA
- a CDS encoding FAD-dependent oxidoreductase, with product MGKSVAVLGGGIGGLTAAHELAERGFDVTVYELKAIPGGKSRTLPATGTGKDGRPDLPGEHGFRFIPAFYRHLPDSMKRIPFGTGTCHDNLTPTSRIEIAPFDAEPLVVPSRFPQSLSDVLLILKDTFGTRYGLLPGELEYFADRLWQVMTSCTERCLHELEALSWWEFVGAEERSQAYKTFLAEGLSRSLVAANAREGSARTIGKVQVHLLLGDFDLAAGSTDRVLNGPTSPQLLLPWIAQIERLGGAYLTQRCVHAIHCAGGRVSGVQVEDLVSGKFTDVVADYYVCAMPVEVMGPLVSDDLVKADPALATLRAITSQVRWMNGIQFFLRVDVPVIHGHVLYVDSPWAITSISEAQFWNGLDLSKYGDGTVRGILSVDISDWTTKKGLFVKDYACNLKPDQIADEVWQELKLALNQGGAILLRNKDKVGYFLDTDIVCPDLARPQRDINLEPLFINEPNSWDKRPQAGTAIENLLLASDYVQTNADLACMDSANEAGRRAVNAILDRTGSNAARCQIWDMGMPALCFPYRLYDQMLWDEGKSWTGGMDRNARGGGGWAEYSAAMARHTHELGDPLVPPVGLKDIPTATVTLADDAYHLQEYRGASHMFWYTEWWYFNWVDPKTGKSGMVTFAAVNGTDIDLAGVVSLNALVFDPKGSGTTLKMDYHSISDFWASSQKADVTLAENTLRVIDANTYELKATSEDGTVSMALVYTQADMPQVLASNVHGTSPWEISSWLVYMPSARVNGWVTVNGQRIDLVDATGYHDHDWGKWFLPGNVWAWAAFSDPSRQIAFDVGLHAAFQKSVAYFRYAGLRLMFPQDSFSSAFSDWEGWKMLWKYPRTVTFAALDSTGQYKTEMTWKVAQTANLWRYPLIVFEQSAQFRGRLLKKAGNGWAGVVDFDVLGFCEYTSKWIGGGPT from the coding sequence ATGGGCAAGTCCGTAGCGGTGCTGGGTGGCGGAATCGGCGGCCTGACAGCGGCGCACGAGCTGGCCGAACGGGGCTTCGACGTTACCGTCTACGAGCTGAAGGCGATTCCCGGTGGCAAGTCGCGTACCCTGCCTGCGACCGGCACCGGCAAGGACGGACGACCCGATCTGCCCGGCGAACACGGCTTCCGGTTTATTCCGGCGTTCTACCGCCACCTCCCCGATTCGATGAAGCGAATCCCGTTCGGCACCGGTACCTGCCACGACAACCTCACGCCGACAAGCCGGATCGAGATCGCGCCGTTCGACGCCGAGCCGTTGGTGGTGCCCTCGCGCTTTCCGCAGTCGCTTTCCGACGTGCTCCTGATCCTCAAGGACACCTTCGGCACCCGCTATGGCCTGCTGCCCGGCGAACTCGAATACTTCGCCGACCGGCTCTGGCAAGTGATGACCTCGTGCACAGAGCGCTGTTTGCACGAACTCGAGGCCTTGTCCTGGTGGGAGTTCGTGGGCGCCGAGGAGCGTTCGCAGGCCTACAAGACCTTCCTTGCTGAGGGCCTGTCCCGCTCGCTGGTCGCGGCCAACGCCAGGGAAGGCAGCGCCCGCACGATCGGCAAGGTGCAGGTCCATCTGCTGTTGGGTGACTTCGACCTGGCCGCCGGCAGCACCGATCGCGTGTTGAATGGCCCGACCAGTCCGCAGCTGCTGCTGCCATGGATTGCCCAGATCGAGAGGCTCGGGGGCGCCTACCTGACCCAGCGCTGCGTTCATGCGATCCACTGCGCGGGCGGACGGGTCAGCGGCGTGCAGGTCGAAGACCTCGTCTCGGGGAAGTTCACCGATGTCGTTGCCGACTACTACGTCTGCGCGATGCCGGTCGAGGTCATGGGCCCGCTGGTGAGTGACGATCTCGTGAAGGCCGATCCGGCCCTAGCGACGCTGCGCGCCATCACGTCGCAGGTCCGATGGATGAACGGCATCCAGTTCTTCCTGCGCGTGGACGTGCCGGTGATCCACGGCCACGTGCTGTACGTGGATTCCCCGTGGGCCATCACCTCGATATCGGAAGCGCAGTTCTGGAACGGCCTGGACCTTTCGAAATACGGCGATGGCACGGTACGCGGCATCCTGTCGGTCGACATCTCGGACTGGACGACCAAGAAGGGCCTGTTCGTCAAGGACTATGCATGCAACCTGAAGCCGGACCAGATCGCCGACGAAGTCTGGCAGGAACTCAAGCTGGCACTCAATCAGGGCGGCGCGATACTGTTGCGTAATAAGGACAAGGTCGGCTATTTCCTGGACACCGACATCGTCTGCCCCGATCTCGCGCGGCCGCAACGCGACATCAACCTCGAGCCCCTGTTCATCAACGAGCCGAACAGCTGGGACAAGCGACCACAGGCCGGCACCGCGATCGAGAATCTGCTGCTGGCCTCGGACTACGTGCAGACCAATGCCGACCTGGCATGCATGGACTCGGCCAACGAGGCGGGGCGGCGCGCCGTCAACGCGATTCTCGACCGCACCGGCTCGAACGCGGCCCGCTGCCAGATCTGGGACATGGGCATGCCGGCGCTGTGCTTTCCCTACCGCCTGTACGACCAGATGCTGTGGGACGAAGGCAAGTCCTGGACCGGCGGCATGGACCGGAACGCGCGGGGCGGGGGCGGCTGGGCCGAGTACTCGGCGGCGATGGCGCGGCATACCCATGAGCTGGGCGATCCGCTCGTCCCGCCGGTCGGCTTGAAGGATATCCCGACCGCTACCGTGACCCTGGCCGACGACGCATACCACCTGCAGGAGTACCGCGGTGCGTCGCACATGTTCTGGTACACCGAATGGTGGTACTTCAACTGGGTCGACCCGAAGACCGGCAAGTCGGGCATGGTGACTTTCGCCGCGGTCAACGGGACGGACATCGACCTGGCCGGCGTGGTGAGCCTGAACGCGCTGGTGTTCGACCCGAAAGGCAGCGGCACCACGCTGAAGATGGACTACCACAGCATCTCGGATTTCTGGGCGTCTTCGCAGAAGGCCGACGTGACGCTGGCCGAAAACACGCTGCGCGTGATCGACGCCAATACCTATGAGCTCAAGGCGACCAGCGAGGACGGCACGGTGTCGATGGCGCTGGTCTACACGCAGGCCGATATGCCGCAAGTTCTCGCGAGCAACGTCCATGGCACCAGTCCGTGGGAGATCAGTTCGTGGCTCGTGTACATGCCGTCGGCGCGGGTCAACGGCTGGGTCACCGTGAACGGCCAGCGAATCGATCTGGTTGACGCGACCGGCTACCACGACCACGACTGGGGCAAGTGGTTCTTGCCGGGCAACGTCTGGGCTTGGGCCGCGTTTTCCGATCCTTCCAGGCAGATTGCGTTCGACGTCGGCCTGCATGCCGCGTTCCAGAAATCGGTGGCGTACTTCCGCTACGCCGGCCTGCGACTCATGTTCCCTCAGGATTCTTTCAGCTCGGCGTTCTCGGACTGGGAGGGGTGGAAGATGCTGTGGAAGTACCCCAGGACCGTCACCTTCGCGGCGCTGGATTCCACTGGCCAGTACAAGACCGAGATGACCTGGAAGGTCGCGCAGACGGCCAACCTGTGGCGCTACCCGCTGATCGTGTTCGAGCAGTCGGCGCAGTTCCGGGGGCGTCTGCTGAAGAAAGCGGGGAATGGGTGGGCCGGTGTTGTCGACTTCGACGTGCTCGGCTTTTGCGAATACACGAGCAAGTGGATCGGCGGCGGCCCGACCTGA